AAATGCACATGGAGAGAAAGGatagaggcagagagagagagagagagttacttCACTCAAATTAGATAagattaattgaaattttcatattactatttcttttttaaattttagaacttgattgcattttgaATACAAGTTTCGAATTTTTTTGTACACTTATGTATTTCTCTGATTCTCTTATAGTTATATGGTAATCCAAGTGTTCACGTTAATTAATCCATGAGCATAGATGTAAGATATCGTTGCACAAGATAACATGAATGGGCCTCCGATGTTCCTTTGGGATTCAAACATGAAATTTGCTAGATTCGGATCTAGCGCTTTGACCAATTAACTAAAAATGTATCTTGATTGGAATTTATCTACCGTGTTCCAATTTGCATCATTTCAAATCTggatatttaaaagaaaatcaataaaaatatcatcATTATTCGTATAAAGTCGACTTTCGAGTTTTGCCGTCCGTGCCGTAATTTTTTATCCGGACCTCGAATATAAAATTGAATCCAACTTAGTGAAGCAGTAGTTGAGGGGGATAATGGTGAGAAATGTAGATACGCTACAGcgatctcttccttttttctttttgataagtggatccctaattttctaattGATAAATAATATCTTCCCCTCCCcacccccaatttttttttttttgccctgaATAACATGCGgcattcgaatttttttttccccgaaaTTTAATTGGGAACGAAATCGATCCGAACCTTTTGGAAAGCGAGGAAGGCAGATtcccatttattattatttatattattattcattaattaatttattttttaaaatttttcctctGCTGGTTCTTTCTCCACACTAAAAAGGCGAAAAGGGAAAACGAAAAAACGAAATCATCTGCGTCCCGTCGCGAATcgcaccatcatcaccatcgaGCCGCGAAGCGACAGCCCTGAAAACCCTTCGCCTCTCTCCGCCCCCGATAATCTCGTATGCCCCCGGAGCTCCGGCTCCATTGACGGAGCCCCGCCTCGGTTCACCGGCGCCGCCGAGCAGATCGACCgatcccctccctccctccctccctccctccgatTCGCAGCCCCCCGCTCTCCAGTCGATCTCCAGATCTCGAGCTGAAAGGATGTCGAAGCCGTGGGGCAACATCGGCGCCTGGGCCGCCGAGGCCGAGCAGGCCGAGGCCGaggaggccgccgccgccgccgccgcagccgccgccccCCTGCCGTCGCCGCCCCCGCCAGGGCCGAGCCGCAGAACTTCCCCAGTCTCAGGGAGGCCGTCAGCGCCAagcccaagaagaagaagatgtcgCTGACGGAGTTCTATGTCGCCGCCTCCGCGGGCGGCGGCCGGGGAGGCGGTTCCAAGGGCCTGACCCCGGACGAAATGATGCGCCTGCCCACGGGCCCGAAGGAGCGGTCCGCGGAGGAGATGCAGTACGGCCGGCTCGGGGGCGGGTTCTCCTCCTACGGGAGGTCCGGCCCGATGCCGAACCGGGGCCGCGAGGATGGGGATACTTCCTGGGGCGGCGGAGGCAGTGGTGGGGGTCGGAGATCCTACGGGGGCTTCGAGGATGATCGCCATGGTCCTCCGTCGTCTAGGGTTTCGGAATTCGACCAGCCATCTCGTGCTGATGAGGTTGATAATTGGGCAATGGGGAAGAAGCCTCTGCCTTCACTTGATTCCTCAAGGCAGACCAGGTATGATTCTCTTGGAGGTGGCTCTAGGGCTGATGACGTTGATAATTGGGCAGTGGGGAAGAAGCCGCAACCTCCACCTCCTTCAAGGTCCTTCGGCTCGGGGTTCCGTGATGCTGGGATGGAGCCTGACCGCTGGAACAGAGGTGGAGGAGGGGGATTTAACACAGAGCGCCCCAAATTGGTGTTGGCTCCGCCTAAGGGTGATTCAGTGGGAAATGAAGTGGTGAAATCTACTAGGGCGAGTCCATTTGGAGCAGCCCGGCCACGAGAGGATGTCTTGGCTGAGAAGGGTTTAGATTACAGGAAGCTGGAATCAGAAATTGAGACCAAGAAGACGAGCAGACCCACAAGTGCACAGTCAAGCAGGCCATCCAGTGCGCAGTCAAGCCGGTCTGAGAGTCAAGGGCTGCAGGGTATTGAGAATGTGGCCAGGCCAAGGCCAAAAGTTAATCCATTTGGAGATGCCAAGCCTAGGGAAGTGTTGCTACAGGAGAAAGGGATGGACTGGcgcaaaattgattttgagttgGAGCATCGCCGCGTTGATAGGTTTGTCGATCCAATCCTAATTATGTGATGCTATGTCGTCTTTGAATGCTTGTGAAAATGCAGTTGGCTAGTAGTGTCGTTTACTAAAGAAAACTTTCTGTCTGGAATTCTTGACTGCAAATCATGGTTTGCGTCCTTTGTTAATTTATGACTCCATAGTGGAGGTACTGGGAGGTGCATCAGACTAGTGGGTGTGATCGGTGATTTACTGTTCATCTGTACTTTCCACATCTGATGCTTGAAGTGGGCGGCATTGGGTTGGTCTTGAGTCTCCTGACGATGCtttagattttttgtgatatgtgGTGGACGTAATAGTACCCTGATAGCATGAATCTGTGAAGAGGAAAATCCTTAAAGATTGTTGTACTTTCTATCATGATTTGAAGATGGAATAATAATGTAGAAGCGTACCTAGATATTGCCTTGGAAAAGCTATTAAGATTAAAGCACTCTGCTATATGCTAATTGGCTACATGATTTGGTTGTTTTCTGGCTCATCACTTTATTACCGTTTCATTAAACATTACTTGAACTGTGATTTGATGGAGGGGAAGTGGACAAGATTGGTCCATCTCCCACAAGAGACCTT
Above is a window of Eucalyptus grandis isolate ANBG69807.140 chromosome 9, ASM1654582v1, whole genome shotgun sequence DNA encoding:
- the LOC104433489 gene encoding eukaryotic translation initiation factor 4B2 — its product is MSKPWGNIGAWAAEAEQAEAEEAAAAAAAAAPQNFPSLREAVSAKPKKKKMSLTEFYVAASAGGGRGGGSKGLTPDEMMRLPTGPKERSAEEMQYGRLGGGFSSYGRSGPMPNRGREDGDTSWGGGGSGGGRRSYGGFEDDRHGPPSSRVSEFDQPSRADEVDNWAMGKKPLPSLDSSRQTRYDSLGGGSRADDVDNWAVGKKPQPPPPSRSFGSGFRDAGMEPDRWNRGGGGGFNTERPKLVLAPPKGDSVGNEVVKSTRASPFGAARPREDVLAEKGLDYRKLESEIETKKTSRPTSAQSSRPSSAQSSRSESQGLQGIENVARPRPKVNPFGDAKPREVLLQEKGMDWRKIDFELEHRRVDRPQTEQEKMLKEEIENLKKEMEKELALKANNEHSQGSEADQPSLSDAISLKERELEALTRDLDDKVRFGQKSVDRPGSGYGRSGSFSDRPPSRSGSIDESRSMDYNDRPSSRGMGDAWSRSGNDRRPFQGGRDSGFLASRDSNRSRSRERW